One Mycteria americana isolate JAX WOST 10 ecotype Jacksonville Zoo and Gardens unplaced genomic scaffold, USCA_MyAme_1.0 Scaffold_39, whole genome shotgun sequence genomic window carries:
- the LOC142403561 gene encoding scavenger receptor cysteine-rich type 1 protein M130-like, giving the protein MDMRAQQCTLVMPEDLFPGRRRSGRLAQTLTTAAHQQPKTPLARCAFVVAPRSSSRWALSLVGQSRLQQPTVPGTISPDSKCSGCCSGQGPALGSAGFASLRLVGGGSRCDGRVEILQRGTWGRVLDDQWDVQEANVVCRQLQCGQAEAAYNPPKAERGTGPVGLRGVRCTGNETKLTLCNTSLPESALAEGVAEDVGVICWGSRRVRLVNGSGRCAGRVEIYYQGSWGTICDDDWDLADAAVVCHQLGCGGAVEAASSARFGEGSGQIWLDGVTCSGDEAALWDCPARPWGQHDCGHKEDAGVICSEFLALRLQNSDGCSGRLQVFYNGTWGSICSNSMTLSTVSLACKELGCGDGGSLERRLPYGKVSGPAWLDNVQCGEKTSSFWQCPSTPWDPQSCEDLRDEIHITCDDREKIRAVGGEDGCSGRVEVWHRGSWGTVCDDSWDMRDAEVACRQLGCGPAVSALNGAAFGMGQGPIWLEQVECRGSEPSLQDCWARPGDGVCSGLQAEVQVKDVCEHGSSLCTIKTDKEERDKRSHMQPPRYQNLDMDTNALCKSLPC; this is encoded by the exons ATGGACATGCGTGCCCAGCAGTGCACTCTGGTCATGCCTGAAGACCTCTTTCCCGGCAGGCGCCGGAGCGGGAGGCTGGCACAGACACTGACCACAG CAGCACACCAACAGCCCAAGACCCCCCTGGCACGGTGTGCATTTGTGGTGGCACCAAGGAGTTCCTCACGCTGGGCCCTGagcttggtggggcagagcaggctgcagcagccaacagTGCCTGGGACCATTTCCCCAGACTCcaagtgctctggctgctgcagtggcCAGGGACCAGCGCTGG gctcagccggctttgcgtccctgcggctggtgggtggagggagccggtgcgacgggcgagtggagatcttgcagcgcgggacgtggggcagagtcctggatgaccagtgggacgtgcaggaggccaacgtggtgtgccggcagctgcagtgcggacaggcagaggcagcctacaaccccccaaagGCTGAGCGAGGGACGggccccgtagggctgcgaggggtccggtgcacaggcaatgagaccaagctgaccctctgcaacacctccctgcccgagagtgcactggcggaaggggttgcagaggacgtgggagtcatttgctggg ggagccggcgggtccgtctggtgaacgggtctgggcgctgcgccgggagagtggagatctactaccagggcagctgggggaccatctgcgatgacgactgggacctggctgatgctgctgtcgtttgccaccagctgggctgtggaggggcggtGGAGGCGGCCAGCTCTGCTCGGTTTGGGGAAGGGTCcgggcagatctggctggatggcgtgacctgctctggggacgaagctgctctctgggactgccctgccaggccctgggggcagcacgactgcgggcacaaagaggatgcgggagtcatctgctcag agttcctggccctcaggctgcagaacagcgacggctgctccgggcgcctgcaggttttctacaacgggacgtgggggagcatttgctccaactcgatgactctcagcacggtgtcgctggcatgcaaggagctgggctgtggggatggaggatccctggaaagacgcctgccctatggcaaggtgtctggccctgcgtggctggataatgtgcagtgtggggagaaaaccagctccttctggcagtgtccctccaCTCCCTGGGACCCGCAGTCATGTGAAGACCTGCGAGACGAGATCCACATCACCTGCGATG acagggagaagattcgtgccgtgggaggcgaggacgggtgctcgggcagagtggaggtgtggcaccgtggctcctgggggacagtgtgcgacgactcctgggacatgagggatgccgaggtggcgtgcaggcagctgggctgtggtcctgcggtgtctgccctgaatggggctgcatttgggatggggcaaggccccatctggctggagcaggtggagtgccgGGGGTCAGAGCCATCCCTGCAagactgctgggcccggcccggggatggcg tatgctctggtctgcaagctgagGTCCAGGTGAAGGATGTGTGTGAGCATGGGAGCAGTCTGTGCACCATCAAGactgacaaagaggagagagacaag aggtcacacATGCAGCCTCCgcgctaccaaaacctggacatggACACCAATGCACTGTGTAAAtctttgccttgctaa
- the LOC142403631 gene encoding LOW QUALITY PROTEIN: olfactory receptor 6E1-like (The sequence of the model RefSeq protein was modified relative to this genomic sequence to represent the inferred CDS: inserted 2 bases in 1 codon; deleted 1 base in 1 codon), giving the protein MLLSQQDELKFSMGAENETAVTEFILAGFSGLDQRLQLFVSLVLLLLYLTTVMGKATIIFLVCVDHRLQTPMYFFISNLAFLEIWFTSSTSIKLFVILGSGRRTISLSSCFAQSCFYFALGCTELVLFVVMSFDRYVAICQPLRYAAIMKPQLCIHLVIAAWVIGITVLSYCLVLLYKLTFCGSNEIHHFFGDNSPLFNLSCSDTSLLWKIDXVLLSCLILGSLCFTLAFSMGILFCILHLPAASGRKKAFTTCSSHLTTLAIAYGSCIALYVRPSEDVSLQTNRIVALLNTVLYPFLNPFIYSLRNKTVILALNEAVARATTQLFP; this is encoded by the exons ATGCTCCTGTCTCAGCAGGATGAACTGAAATTCAGCAtgggagcagaaaatgaaactgcagtgacTGAGTTCATCCTAGCGGGTTTCTCAGGGCTTGATCAAAGACTACAGCTATTTGTCTCTCTGGTCCTTCTGCTCCTATACCTGACAACAGTGATGGGGAAGGCAACCATCATTTTCCTCGTGTGTGTGGATCACCGCCTGCAAACCCCCATGTACTTTTTCATCAGCAATCTGGCCTTCCTGGAAATCTGGTTTACATCCTCCACAAGCATCAAATTGTTTGTGATCCTGGGTTCTGGTAGGAGAACCATCTCACTAAGCAGCTGCTTTGCCCAATCCTGTTTCTATTTTGCCCTGGGCTGTACCGAGTTGGTTCTATTTGTTGTCATGTCCTTTGACCGCTATGTTGCAATCTGCCAGCCTTTGCGTTATGCTGCCATCATGAAGCCTCAGCTCTGCATCCACCTGGTCATTGCTGCTTGGGTCATAGGCATCACAGTCTTGAGTTACTGTCTGGTCCTCCTCTACAAGCTGACTTTCTGTGGCTCAAATGAGATCCACCATTTTTTTGGTGACAACTCCCCCTTATTCAACCTGTCCTGCTCTGACACCAGCCTGCTGTGGAAAATAGA TGTTTTATTATCATGTCTCATACTGGGTTCCCTATGTTTCACTCTGGCATTTTCCATGGGCATCCTTTTCTGTATTCTACACCTGCCAGCAgcctctgggagg aaaaaagcttttactacaTGTTCTTCCCATCTCACCACCTTGGCCATTGCATATGGGAGCTGCATTGCTCTCTATGTGCGTCCTTCCGAGGATGTTTCCTTGCAGACAAACAGAATTGTAGCTTTGCTGAACACTGTCCTGTACCCATTCTTAAATCCGTTCATCTACAGTCTTAGAAACAAGACTGTGATACTGGCCCTGAACGAAGCCGTTGCCCGTGCAACAACACAGCTTTTCCCCTAA